From a single Brassica napus cultivar Da-Ae chromosome C9, Da-Ae, whole genome shotgun sequence genomic region:
- the LOC106372233 gene encoding SWI/SNF complex component SNF12 homolog — MSANNNNPQKPQQGSAPPPFGVNPGMASASVPGNQGFTQSHMAPNFPAQFQFSQAQAMAHAQAQAQSKAQAQFQAQMQAGMTMNQGQGSQGIGGVLGSSSPSMTPGSLNMKRFQQRPPMRPPSGFPASNNTVSPMRTMELTPAARKKKMKLPEKSLQERVAAILPESALYTQLLEFESRVDAALSRKKVDIQEALKNPPCTQKTLRIYVFNSFANQNNTIPGNPNADPPTWTLKIVGRILEDGVDPDQPGFVQQANPSHPKFSSFFKKVIVNLDQRLYPENSAITWESARSPAPQEGFEIKRKGNQEFAATIRLEMNYVPEKFKLSTALMDVLGIEVETRPRIISAIWHYVKARKLQNPNDPSFFNCDAALHKVFGEEKVKFTMVSQKISHHLSPPPPIHLEHKIKLSGNNPAISACYDVLVDVPFPIQRDLNNLLANAEKNKEIEACDEAICAAIRKIHEHRRRRAFFLGFSQSPVEFINALIESQSKDLKVVAGEASRNAEKERRADFFNQPWVEDAVIRYLNRKPAAGNEGPGTW; from the exons CACCATTCGGCGTTAACCCTGGGATGGCCTCTGCATCTGTCCCCGGAAACCAAGGCTTTACTCAGTCTCACATGGCACCTAACTTTCCAGCTCAGTTTCAATTCTCACAAGCCCAGGCCATGGCCCATGCTCAAGCCCAAGCTCAGTCTAAAGCCCAAGCTCAGTTCCAAGCTCAGATGCAAGCAGGGATGACGATGAACCAAGGGCAAGGCTCCCAGGGGATTGGTGGTGTGTTGGGTTCGTCTTCTCCTTCCATGACTCCTGGTAGCTTGAACATGAAGAGGTTCCAGCAGAGGCCGCCGATGCGGCCTCCTTCTGGTTTCCCCGCGAGTAACAACACTGTCTCCCCCATGAGAACGATGGAGTTAACTCCCGcggcgaggaagaagaaaatgaagctTCCTGAGAAGTCTTTGCAGGAGAGGGTGGCGGCAATCTTGCCTGAGTCTGCGTTATACACGCAGCTTCTTGAGTTTGAGTCAAGGGTTGATGCTGCTTTGAGTAGGAAGAAAGTTGACATCCAGGAGGCTCTTAAGAACCCTCCTTGCACTCAGAAGACGCTTAGGATCTATGTGTTCAACTCGTTTGCGAACCAAAACAACACCATCCCTGGGAATCCAAACGCTGACCCGCCGACATGGACTCTTAAGATTGTTGGTAGGATCCTGGAAGATGGGGTGGATCCGGACCAGCCAGGTTTTGTTCAGCAAGCGAACCCATCGCATCCAaaattctcttctttcttcaagaAGGTAATAGTTAACCTGGACCAGAGGCTGTATCCTGAGAACTCGGCGATCACATGGGAGAGTGCTAGATCTCCTGCTCCCCAGGAAGGGTTTGAGATAAAGAGGAAAGGGAATCAGGAGTTTGCAGCTACTATTCGGTTGGAGATGAACTACGTCCCTGAAAAGTTCAAGCTTTCTACTGCGTTGATGGATGTTCTCGGGATTGAGGTTGAGACAAGACCAAGAATTATCTCTGCGATATGGCATTACGTTAAGGCGAGGAAGTTACAGAACCCAAATGATCCTTCTTTCTTCAACTGCGACGCTGCGCTTCACAAAGTCTTTGGGGAAGAGAAGGTGAAGTTCACAATGGTTTCTCAGAAGATATCTCATCACTTGTCACCTCCACCGCCGATTCATTTAGAACACAAGATCAAGCTGTCGGGAAACAACCCGGCTATATCGGCATGTTACGATGTCCTGGTGGATGTGCCGTTTCCGATTCAGAGGGATCTGAACAACCTATTGGCCAACGcggagaagaataaagagattgagGCTTGTGATGAAGCTATATGTGCTGCCATAAGGAAAATCCATGAGCATAGGAGGAGACGTGCGTTTTTCTTGGGATTCAGCCAGTCGCCAGTTGAGTTCATAAACGCACTGATCGAATCTCAGAGCAAGGATCTGAAGGTGGTAGCGGGAGAAGCTAGTCGAAATGCTGAGAAAGAACGTCGAGCAGACTTCTTCAATCAACCTTG GGTTGAAGATGCAGTTATACGTTACTTGAACCGGAAGCCAGCAGCTGGGAACGAAGGACCAGGGACCTGGTGA